Below is a genomic region from Prochlorococcus marinus str. MIT 0918.
AACAACTGTAACCCATATGCTTCATCATGTATTAAGCAAAAATCTTATCGAATCTGAGATTGGTGGAAATGTAGGTAATGCAGCTAGTGAACTTGCTCTAACTTTAAAAAGAAATCATACAAAAAAAACAAAATGGCTAGTAATTGAACTGAGTAGCTATCAAATAGAAAGTGCTCCTGAAATAACTCCACAAATAGGTATCTGGACGACATTAACTCCTGACCATCTTGAAAGACATGGCACAATTGATAATTACTACAAGATAAAACGTGGATTAATAGAGAACTCATCAATTCGCATATATAACGCTGATGACAAATACTTATCCAATCATAGAGAAGAACTGCCTCATGGCTTATGGGTTAGCACTAGAGAAAAAAAAACTGAGTCTCAATCTTTATCTGATCTATGGATATCATCTAATGGAAAAATAATAGAAAAAGGAAAAGAATTATTTGACTCTTCAATATTGCAATTACCTGGAGATCACAATCTACAAAATCTTCTTTTAGTAACCGCTGCTGCTAGAGAGATAGGGCTTTCTAGCAAAGAAATAGCAGATGCTATAATTAGCTTCAAAGGAATACCTCATAGACTAGAAAAAACTTTTGAATTAGAAGGGATAGAGATTTTTAATGACAGCAAAGCCACAAACTTTGACTCCTCAGAAACTGCACTAAAAGCAACTTTAGGCCCATTAATTCTCATAGCTGGAGGTAGATTAAAGCAAGGTTACACTAAAAGTTGGATGGAACAAATTGAGATGAAAGCATATGCTATTTTTCTCTTTGGAGAAAGCAGATACAAACTAAAGAATATAATTGAAAGTTATAATTTTCAAGGAGAAATTTATTGTTATAATGACTTAAAAGAAACTGTCAAAAAGTCTATTGAAATTGCTTTATCTAAAAACGTAAAGAGCATTTTATTCTCGCCTGCTTGTGCTAGTTTTGATCTCTATAAGAATTTTGAAGAAAGAGGAGATCATTTTAAAATCCTAGTGAAGAATTTTTTAGAGAAGCACAATTCATAATTTTTCTTATTTTTAAATTAATCTTTTAGCTGGACTTTCTAAGCTTTTAAGGGG
It encodes:
- the murD gene encoding UDP-N-acetylmuramoyl-L-alanine--D-glutamate ligase yields the protein MNKTEKAKSIIIVIGLGTSGIAAAKYLKAIGNNVVLFEESESSLFQQLAKKLNAEGIKVKLGMPLQWSSFKSYLNQISKVVIGPGIPWDQSTLKKLRSKGITIQSEISIAWGSLKQIPWVGITGTNGKTTVTHMLHHVLSKNLIESEIGGNVGNAASELALTLKRNHTKKTKWLVIELSSYQIESAPEITPQIGIWTTLTPDHLERHGTIDNYYKIKRGLIENSSIRIYNADDKYLSNHREELPHGLWVSTREKKTESQSLSDLWISSNGKIIEKGKELFDSSILQLPGDHNLQNLLLVTAAAREIGLSSKEIADAIISFKGIPHRLEKTFELEGIEIFNDSKATNFDSSETALKATLGPLILIAGGRLKQGYTKSWMEQIEMKAYAIFLFGESRYKLKNIIESYNFQGEIYCYNDLKETVKKSIEIALSKNVKSILFSPACASFDLYKNFEERGDHFKILVKNFLEKHNS